Genomic DNA from Rubripirellula tenax:
CGCCCTTTGCGTTTGAGCTCCGTAAAACGCGTTTGCGGGAACACGAACTTCGCCCATGGAATCGCGTTCGGTTCGGTAGTCAGTCATGGTGCTGTTGGCTTCTGTTCGAGGCGGAAAGGAAGGGGAAATGGCACTTGTCGGTGGTGCGACGTGACCGCGAGTCCATCATAAGGGGACATCCGCATTGTCGGGAGACGGCACTTGTCCCGGGCTGCTCTCGCATCGGCGTGAATAACCTGCACAGTCGCGAAAACCGAATTTTTCGTCTCGTTTAACACACACGGATCTGGGTGACTGTCGTTTCGGTTCCGCCGTGGTGGTCTTTTTCGGCCTACGCTTTTACCGACCATGGCTGTCACGTGGTACGACCTTGCATTCTGTCCTTTCCCAATCATTCACCCTCGATCGATCCATGCCAAACGAAGGTAACTCCGCATTGCCGTTCAACATGGCTTCGGCGGCGAGTTTTCCGATCATGGGCGGAATTGGATCGAGCGGAACGGCGATGGATCGGTCGATCGAGAATGCCCCCGACGTCAATGACGAACTCGATCGGCTGACCGAAGCGCTGTCTGTCAAGTTTGAAGAGCTCAGTTTGATCCATCAGCTCAGCGAACAGTTGAAGCTGGAGGACGACCCGTCGCAGCTGTGCCAATCGCTTCTATCGGGATTGGTGTCCTGTATCTCGGCCGGCACTTTGGTCATCCAACTGTTCGAAGACGACGAGTTCGGAATCAAGCCTCAGCACTATTCAGCCGGCAACGAAGTATCGACCGAACGCATCGCTGCGTTCGCGTCCGTGGTTACCGAAACGAAACGAGAAGCGTCGCCAAGCGTCTTTGTCGACAATCATGTTTCCGATGCCGATGTTGTTGCGATCAGCCATCAAGACGATGACGGCGGCGAGTTCGGTGCAGATCTGACGCATCGCGTGATCGTGGTTACGATTCGCCGCCAACGCCAAGTGCTTGGCCAAATGATCGCCATCCGTCGGTCGTGCGACCCCGAGTTCGGCAGTGTCGAGGCCGACTTGATGAAGTCGACTTCGATTTTGTTGGGCGTCCACCTAGTGAACCAGCGCCAATTCCAAGCCATGCAGCAGATGTTCGAAG
This window encodes:
- a CDS encoding HD-GYP domain-containing protein, whose amino-acid sequence is MPNEGNSALPFNMASAASFPIMGGIGSSGTAMDRSIENAPDVNDELDRLTEALSVKFEELSLIHQLSEQLKLEDDPSQLCQSLLSGLVSCISAGTLVIQLFEDDEFGIKPQHYSAGNEVSTERIAAFASVVTETKREASPSVFVDNHVSDADVVAISHQDDDGGEFGADLTHRVIVVTIRRQRQVLGQMIAIRRSCDPEFGSVEADLMKSTSILLGVHLVNQRQFQAMQQMFEGMIGSLASALDAKDNYTSGHSTRVADLSVELARGLGFDDESIGRIHMAGILHDIGKIGVKDSVLCKPGQLTDDEFEQIKQHPVIGFDILSGIRPFRKILPAVRHHHESWDGTGYPDGLLGCQIPRDAQVLAVADAFDAMTSDRPYRSGMPLERVIEIFQRGRGIQWAADVVDVLLASPEVMHAYSKRDRVTA